From the genome of Alteromonas stellipolaris:
ATCGCAAAGCGACGATCGCCGCCATCGAGCAAGTACTGATGCGAAAGTTATTCAAAGTACGTATGTGGAAACTCGTAATAAAGTGGAAGCGGCAAAGCACAAAAATTAGTACCAGCTTTTAGTAATGCTTTATAAAATCAGAAAAAGTATTGAACACCTAACGTAAGCGCATTGTTTTCTTTGTCTCCCACCTCTCGATGTTCAAATTCTAACGCCATATTCAAACCGCTCTCGTCACCAACTAGCCAACCTAATCGAGTAAACGTGCCTAAGTCTTCAGGTATGTAGCGCCATTCAGGATAGTATTGCAAAGGTGAGTGAGTCGTATTAAACGACGCATATACTTGCTGTTCAAAAAGTAGCGTTAAAGCACGCTGGGCGCGAATAGAAAGTTGACTGTTTTTGCTGGCGTTAAAGTGATTATCGTAGCCAGGTATGGATTCAAGGCGCGTTTCATTAAAGCGACTTTTAATTTTCCACTTTGCTATTTTCTCGCTTTTGAACACGATGGGGCCGTAGTAGCCATCCCAATCAGCAGCTTTCCAATCAGCTGCCTCGCTGTAAGTGGCACTCAAAGGGGCAAGCAATATTAAACAAACCACGCAAGTTGGGTAAGTTTTCATGAATAAATTCCTAGTCGAGTGAGACAGCGTAAACGTGTTCTTTTGAATACCGATTATTATAAATTTAAGTGGTAGCTTCAAAGCCACAAGGGTTTTGTTCGCCCTAAGTGCCTAACTTTATCTTAAAAAAATGACACAAAACTGAAACAAAAAATTAGAGCTGAATAGTAAGTGTAGTCTTTTATCCAAAAGGTGAAAAATAAACTTGTTAGATATTTCTATTGTGAACTAACTTTTAAAGGGTAGTAGTAAGACTTACTTCAATTGAGTGGGCAAAGCAGTACTTTCAAATAGGGAACATGGCCGGAGGTGAGTGATGCAAACGGAATGGGAATTTGAACGAAAGTTTTTAGTAAGTTATGTGCCAGAAGGTTTGTTAGATACACGAAAACCTGTGGCAATTAGACAAGGTTATTTAGCCACCGAGCCGGATAAGCATATTCGAATTAGGGACGAAGGTGGCAACTACACCATGGCCGTTAAACAAGGTGTTGGCCTTAAACGCAGAGATACGCGAATTGCGTTGGACTCTGAGCAATTTGCTGATTTATGGCCGTTAACCCAAAACATGCGGGTGGAAAAGCAGCGATATCGTATCGACTTTTTTGGTGCACAGCTGGTGGTAGACATTTTCACCGGTAATTTAGCACCTTTGAAAGTGGTGGAAGTTGAATTTGACAGTGAAATGAGCAGTCGACAGTTTTTACCGCCAGATTTCGCTGAAACGGAGGTGACCCATAAGAAAGAATTTCAAAATGTCGCGTTAGCGCGATTTGGTTTGCCTGATATGGTTATTGCAAGCGGCAGTATGAATAGTGCTTCTATTTTTGCAGGATCCATATAGTCCTATATAGCCATTATATAATCACTATGTAGCGAAGAAACTGCCTAGATATGGCTTAAAGACAGCCAAGGTTAAATAGATAAATATCTGAAATTAAAAAGGGTCGCTTTACTTTATAAAGTGAAGCGACCCTTTTTCTGTCTTTAGCTTTCAACAGCCTTGAGCTAGGTAAACAGCCTTGAGCTAGATAAACAGCCTTCGGCAGACTATACCGATGAACGAAGTGCTTCAGCTTTATCAGTCGCTTCCCACGGGAATGCCTCACGGCCGAAGTGACCATATGCAGCAGTAGGTAAGTAAATAGCACGCTCTAAATCAAGCATTTTGATTAGCCCATAAGGGCGTAAATCGAAATGTTCACGTACCAACGCCACTAAGGTTTTCTCATCAACCACGCCAGTACCGAAAGTATCAATGCTAATAGAGGTTGGCTCGGCAACACCAATGGCGTAAGAAACTTGAATTTCGCAACGCTTAGCTAGCCCTGCAGCGACAATGTTCTTAGCAACATAACGGCCAGCGTAAGCTGCGCTTCTGTCTACTTTTGAAGGATCTTTACCAGAGAAAGCACCACCACCGTGACGGGCCATACCACCGTAGGTATCTACAATGATTTTACGACCAGTTAAACCACAATCACCAACAGGTCCGCCAATAACGAAGCGACCGGTAGGGTTAATGTGAAATTGAGTGTTGCTATTAAGCCACTCGCTAGGAAGCACCGGTTTAATAATTTCTTCCATTACTGCTTCACGTACTTGTGCAGTAGAAACAGAATCACAATGCTGCGTAGAAAGTACTACCGCATCAATGCCTACAGGCTTGTCGTTTTCGTACTTAAAGGTAATTTGGCTTTTCGCATCTGGGCGCAAAAAGTCTAGCTTGCCAGACTTTCTTACTTCAGCTTGTTTTTGAACCAAGCGGTGAGAATAAGTAATTGGCGCTGGCATCAGTACGTCAGTTTCGTCACTGGCGTAACCGAACATAAGGCCTTGGTCGCCTGCACCTTGTTCTTCTAAACTTTCGCGGTCAACACCTTGGTTGATATCTGGCGACTGTTTACCGATAGCGTTTAACACTGCACAAGAGTCAGCATCGAAACCCATATCAGAGTGAACGTAGCCTATGTCTCTTACGGTTTTACGTGTAATTTCTTCAATATCAACCCACGCTGAGGTAGTGACTTCACCACCTACTAATACCATTCCGGTTTTAACGTAGGTCTCACAGGCCACGCGGGCACGAGGATCTTGCTCTAGAATAGCATCTAGAACCGCATCTGAAATTTGATCGGCGATTTTGTCCGGGTGTCCTTCAGACACAGACTCGGAGGTGAATAAATGCGTGGCCATACATGCTCCATAAGCGTTTATTGTTCAAAATAGGTGAGTATTGTACTAAAACAAGGTATAAATACCAGTCTTTACTTCTAGACGTCTAAAAGTCCTTTCGTTACGATTTGTTGACAGTGGCGGATCACTTTTGCAGACAATTAAGTAAATTTAGCCACGCTTACCCAAAGAAGCGATATTGGCTAGCAAAGGAATGATGTGAATATTCATTATTTTAGCCAACTTTCGGTAATGGCAATGAAAAGCCATTGAACTGAATGGTGGCATGGGTAAGAATAACGCCCACATTAAGATATACAGCAATGCAGCGCTTTAAGGTTGAACAAAGGGATTTTGCCCACAGTGTTCCCTTAGCGAAATTCAGCTACAAAATAAATCAGGAGACAACATGCCCTCTCGTCGTGAACTTGCCAATGCCATCCGTGCTTTAAGCATGGACGCTGTTCAACAGGCCAAATCTGGTCACCCAGGCGCCCCTATGGGGATGGCTGATATTGCCGAGGTATTATGGGGTGATTTTCTATCACACAACCCAGCAAACCCGTCTTGGGCAAACAGAGACCGCTTCGTGCTTTCAAACGGTCACGGCTCTATGCTGTTGTACTCTTTGCTTCATCTTTCAGGCTATGAACTGCCTATTGAAGAGCTTAAGAACTTCCGTCAGCTACATTCTAAAACGCCAGGTCATCCAGAATATGGATATGCACCGGGTGTTGAAACTACCACTGGCCCATTAGGTCAAGGCGTAAGTAATGCTGTGGGTATGGCGCTAGCTGAGAAAGTATTAGCAGCGCAGTTTAACCGTGACGGTCACGATATTGTCGATCACTACACCTATACTTTCATGGGCGATGGTTGCCTTATGGAAGGTATTTCTCATGAAACTTGTTCACTTGCGGGTACATTAGGCCTTGGTAAGTTAGTGGCATTTTGGGATGACAACGGTATCTCAATTGACGGTGAAGTTGAAGGTTGGTTTACCGACGATACGCCAGCACGCTTTAAAAGCTACGGCTGGGAAGTGATTGAAGGTGTTGACGGTCATGATTCAGAACAAATTAAAGCAGCCATTGAGCAAGCTAAATCGAACAGCGCTCAGCCTACGCTAATTTGCTGTAAAACGGTGATTGGTTTTGGTTCGCCAAACAAAGAAGGCACTGAGTCTTGTCACGGTGCACCATTAGGTGATGACGAAATCATTGCTACTCGCGAAAAGCTTGGGTGGAAACACGGTGCATTTGAAATTCCAGACGACATTTATGCCGGTTGGGATGCGAAAGCCAAAGGTGGCGACGCTGAAAGTGCGTGGAACGATGCCTTCGCAGCATACGAAAGTGCTTACCCTGAATTGGCGGCTGAATTTAAGCGTCGTGTAAATGGCGAATTGCCAGCCGACTTCAGCGATAAAGCAGACAAAATCATTGCTGATTTGCAAGCTAACCCGCAAAACATTGCGTCACGTAAAGCATCTCAAAATGCATTAAACGCCTTTGGCCCATTACTACCAGAGCTTCTAGGCGGTTCTGCCGACTTAGCGGGTTCAAACCTAACTATTTGGGATGGCAGTAAAGGCGTTGAAGCCACTGACGCTTCTGGTAACTACATTTACTACGGTGTACGTGAATTCGGTATGTCAGCCATGATGAACGGTATTACCCTTCATGGTGGTTTTAAAGCCTACGGCGCAACTTTCCTAATGTTTATGGAATACGCCCGTAACGCTGTACGTATGGCGGCGTTAATGAAGCAACCTGCTATTTTTGTATACACCCACGATTCAATCGGTTTGGGTGAAGATGGTCCAACGCACCAGCCAGTAGAACAAGTAGTGGCACTACGTGCTACACCAAACCTAGATAACTGGCGTCCATGTGACCAAGTTGAATCGGCTATAGCATGGAAGTTCGCAATTGAGCGTAACGATGGCCCTTCAACATTGATTTTCACTCGCCAAGGTTTGCCACAGCAACCTCGTGATGCCCAGCAATTAGCTGATGTTACTAAAGGTGGTTATGTGCTTAAAGATTGTGCAGGCACGCCTGAATACATCTTTATTGCCACTGGTTCTGAAGTTCAACTTGCCGTTGAAGCAGCTGATAAACTAACTGCAGATGGTAAAGCGGTTCGCGTAGTTTCAATGCCTTCTACCGACGTTTTCGACCGTCAATCAGCGGATTACCGTGAAAGCGTGTTGCCTTCTAGCGTAACTAAGCGTGTTGCAGTTGAAGCACTATCGAAAGAAAGCTGGTACAAATATGTAGGTTTCAACGGCGCCATCATTGGTATGGATACGTTCGGTGAATCAGCACCAGCGGGTGACTTGTTCAAACATTTTAATATTACTACTGATGCAGTGGTAGAGGCAGCATTGTCTCTTAGCTAACGAGGTCACCGCAGTCTATGGTAAACATTGCCATAAACGGGTTTGGTCGTATTGGTCGTAACGTATTGCGCGCGCTTTATGAAAGCGGGCGCAATAGCCACTTCAACGTGGTTGCGATTAATGATGTGGCTAAGCCAGAAGGTATAGCTCACTTATTGAAATACGATACCGCCCATGGGCGGTTCGGTTTTGATGTGACATTAGAAAACGAAACACTTAACGTGGCAGGCGATGCTATTCGCTTGTTAGCACAGCCTGATATCAACTTACTGCCTTGGCGAGAAATTGGGGTGGATATTGTACTGGAATGTACAGGTAAGTTTGATGATAGGGCATCAGGTCAATCGCATATTAATGCGGGGGCAGGTAAAGTGCTCTTCTCTTCTCCGGGTTCCCCCGATTTAGACAATACCGTGATTTTTGGTACCAACGACGACACGCTAAAAGCGGAGCATAAGTTGGTGTCTAATGGGTCGTGCACAACCAACTGCATTGTGCCGGTTATTCAGGCGCTAGACGCAGCCTTTGGGGTTGAAAGCGGTACGATTACGACTATTCACGCTTCTATGCACGATCAGCAAGTTATCGATGCTTACCACCCAGATTTACGCCGTACTCGCGCAGCCAGTCAGTCTATTATTCCAGTAGACACACGGTTAGCCGCGGGAATAGAACGTATTTTGCCTAAATTTGCAGGTAAATTTGAAGCTATTGCGGTACGGGTGCCAACCATTAATGTTACTGCAATGGATTTAAGTGTAACCTTAAGTACGCAAGTAACCATTGCTGACGTTAATCATGCATTGAAGCGAGTGAAAGCAGGGCGATTGCAGGGTATTTTAGATTACACTGAAGAGCCGTTGGTTTCTGTTGATTTCAATCACGATCCCCACTCTTGTATAGTGGATGGTACCCAAACCCGAGTAAGTCACAAACAACTGGTAAAAACGCTGGTGTGGTGTGACAACGAATGGGGTTTCGCAAACAGAATGCTCGACACCGCGCAAGCAATGTATGACGCAAGCTAATTAAGAATTTTGCTGCCAAGGTTGGTAGCGCCAGCCTTGGCAGCTTTCACAGTTATTCGATTAACAAGGGAAAGACAATGGCAATTCCAAGTATGAGTGATTTGGCCTTAAACGGTCAGCGCGTATTAATTAGACAAGACTTAAACGTGCCAGTAAAAGATGGCGTAGTGACCTCTGATGCGCGTATTAAAGCTTCGATCCCTACTATTAAAGCCGCACTAGATGCTGGTGCTGCGGTAATGGTAATGTCGCATTTAGGCCGCCCTACAGAAGGCGAGCCAGCGGAAGAATTCTCACTTCAGCCTGTTGTGAATTATTTGAACGACGTGTTGGACGTACCGGTTACCCTAGAAAAAGACTATTTGGACGGTGTTGATGTAGCACCAGGTTCTTTGGTTGTTCTAGAAAACGTGCGCTTTAATGAAGGCGAGAAAAGCGACGACGAAACCCTATCAAAGCAATATGCCGCCCTTTGCGATATCTTCGTAATGGACGCATTTGGCACCGCGCACCGCGCACAAGCTTCTACCCACGGTGTGGCAAAATTTGCCACTAAAGCGTGTGCAGGCCCACTTCTTGCGGCAGAGCTAGATGCACTAGGCAAAGCATTAGATAATCCTAAACGTCCAATGGTAGCCATTGTAGGCGGGTCTAAAGTATCAACTAAGCTTACTGTACTTAAAACCTTAGCTGAAAAAGTTGACCAACTTATTGTTGGCGGCGGTATTGCCAATACATTTATTGCCGCGCAAGGTCATAATGTAGGTAAGTCTTTGGTTGAAATGGACTTAACTGAGCAAGCGAAGCAGTTAATGAGCGATGCAGTCGCCAATGGCGGGAATATTCCAGTGCCTACCGATGTAGTAGTGGGTAAAGCCTTCGATGAAAATACAGAAGCAACTCTTAAAGCCGTTAGTGATGTCGCTGACGATGATATGATTTTTGATATCGGCCCAGATTCATCAAAAGCCCTTGAAAGCATTATTAAAAATGCGGGTACTATTGTATGGAATGGCCCAGTAGGTGTATTTGAATTTGAACAGTTCAGTGCAGGTACAAAGGCCTTAGCCGAGGCTATTGCTGATAGCGATGCGTTCTCAATTGCAGGTGGTGGTGATACACTGGCAGCAGTAGATAAATATGAAATCGCTGATAAGATATCTTATATCTCTACAGGTGGTGGAGCATTTCTAGAGTTTTTAGAAGGCAAAACATTACCTGCAGTAGCCATGCTAGAAGAAAAAAACAAATAAAATTAGCAGACTACTAAAAAATCGATTCCGATTTTCGCCGGCGATACATTGAAGTACGTCGGCATATAACGATAAACCCTACACCTGTTCTTAGAGCAGTATTATAAAAAAGGAGTGTTGCAATGGCATCACAAGCACAGCAGGCCATGCTAGATAAACTTAAAACGCAAGTTGGTTTTATTGCAGCTTTGGATCAAAGCGGCGGTAGTACACCAAAAGCGCTACGTTTATATGGCATTGAAGAGTCAGAATACAGTTCTGACGAAGAAATGTTTAACCTTGTTCACCAAATGCGTACACGTATTATCACCAGCACCCCTTTCAGTGGCGAGCGGGTTTTAGGCGCTATTTTATTTGAAAATACCCTAGACCGTGAAATTGAAGGCATGTCTACTGCGCACTATCTGTGGCAGAAGAAGCGCGTTATTCCTTTCTTGAAAGTGGATAAAGGGCTTGTTGAAGAGAGCAACGGTGTACAGGTGATGAAGCCGATAGTTGGTCTAGATGCGTTACTGGCTAAAGCCGTTGCCCAAGATGTTTTTGGTACTAAGATGCGTTCAGTGGTAAAACTGGCAAATCATCAAGGTATCAAAGATGTAGTAGAGCAGCAGTTTGAAGTAGGTAAGCAAATTATCGCAGCAGGTTTAGTGCCTATCATTGAGCCTGAAGTGGATATTCATAGTCCTCAAAAAGCGGAAGCAGAAGCACTGCTTAAACTTGAAATTCTTACTCAGCTTAATTTGTTGAGCGAAGGCCAAGAAGTGATGTTAAAGCTAACACTGCCTAATGAAGCTAACTTCTATAAAGAGCTTGTTGATCATCCTCGTGTACTTAAAGTGGTAGCGTTGTCTGGCGGTTACAACCGTGAAGAAGCCAATGCGAAGCTTTCAGAAAACCAAGGCATTATCGCAAGTTTCTCAAGAGCGCTAACTGAAGGTGTTTCTGACAAACAGTCTGATGACGAGTTTGCAGCTACACTAGATGGTGCGATTGAAGGTATTTACCAAGCTTCAAAAGCATAAGCTTTATTATTGAAAGGGGCGCTGAGAGCGCCCTTTTTTGTTAGCTATCTCCATCCCCCCCTAATTGGTTAAAAATCACACCAAAACTACCCCAAATTCATCTTACAACCAGGTTTACTCACCGTTTATTTTTAAAACAGATGATTTATTCCGTAATACCAGTCCGCATAGATAATTACCCTCTCAGCGAGACTTAAAATGTTCGTAATCGCGGCGTGTTACCACAGGTATAGTGGTTCTACATCAAGGTAACATTAAACTCGCCCTTCGGGAAGGTCTGGCAAGCTTCCTAGCTTCATTCTGGAAATTTGAAAGGGAACAGCCATTCCTGTATTCCCACGCTTTGCTAGGAAACTTGCCAGCGCCTTCTGAGTGGGCGATTATCTATGCGGATTGGTATAGGATAAAGAAACACCAATAAAAATATCAGGGGTATCATGTTTTCAACTCAAATTGTAAGTTGTCAGCGAAGACGAGGTAGACGAGATTTTCGTGTTACAACAGGTTTAACCGTATTCTTTCTATGTATCTGTGCAGGCCTTTCATCATTCTCGTACGCTGATGATGTGAAGGAAGATACTGATAATGATATGTTTTTTCAATCTGAAGATATATTCGATTTAGAGTACGTGAGTGATGTACGGGTATCGCCCAATGGTAAACAAATCGCCTACGTTCGTCGTTCTAATGACATTATGACAGACAGCACACGCTCGAACATTTGGCTGGCGTCAGTGGATGGAAAGTCTCATCGCCCATTATTATCATCTAAGAAAAGTTACTATTCTCCAAGGTGGTCGCCAGATGGTAAGCGGCTCGCCTATTTGTCTAATGAAGAGGGCAAACCTCAGCTTTATGTGCGTTGGATGGATACGGGGCAAACGGCGCTAATCACCAATGTTACGTCATCCCTTGGCAATATCACCTGGTCTCCTAACGGTAAACATATCGCATTTACCATGAGTGTGGATGTTGAAGAAAAGCCCCTAAAAGTTAATTTGCCTAAGAAGCCAAAAGGCGCAAAGTGGGCGCCTAAATTTGAGTACATTACCAAAGCGCGTTATCAAGCTGACGGTAAGGGAATTTTAGAACCTGCTTATACGCATATATTTATTGTTTCAACTGATGGTGGCACGGCTCGGCAACTCACCTCTGGTAACTATCATCATAGGGGAGGTTTAAGCTTCTCTCCTGATTCGCAAAAAATATTCTTTGCGGCTAATCGCAGCGATAACTGGGAATATGAGCCGGTGGAATCCGATATCTTTACGGTAAATATGCAAGGTGTTATTGAGCAGCTTACCGACTTTAAAGGTACGGAGTCCGCTCCGGTAGTATCACCGAATGGAAAGTATGTGGCGTATTCACGTCGTAGTGACGATAAAGTCATGTATAAAAACCGCTATTTATACATCATGAATGCAGATGGTACTGAGCACAAAAACCTTACCGCTGATATCGATAATTCGGTGTCTAACTTTCAGTGGAAAGGTAACAAGAGTATCTACTTTCAGCAATCGGTACGCGGCCTCGCTCAAGTTGATGTTGTTACGCTATCTGGCAAAGTTAAATCTGTTGCCAAAGGCTTAGGGGGCACTACGTTAGGGCGCCCTTATGTATTTGGTATGTATCATGCTGCAGACAACGTAGTGGCTTATACCAAAGGGCGTACCGATCGCCCCGCAGATGTGTTTGTTACCACACGTAGCGAACAACAACTTACGTTTTTGAACGAAGATGCGCTAGGTCATAAGCAGCTTGGTGAAGTTAAAGAAATTATGTATCGCTCATCAATCGATGATGAGGAAATTCAAGGCTGGTATATCTTACCGCCTGATTACGATGAAACTAAAAAATACCCGCTTATTCTAGAGATTCACGGTGGACCAAACTTGGCGTACGGGCCGGTGTTCACTGCCGAGCTACAGCGTATGGCAGCAGAGGGCTATATTGTATTTTATGATAACCATCGCGGTAGTACAGGATACGGCGAGCGCTTTGCACTGCTATTGCAAGGTAAGTACAGTTCTAAGTACGATTTTGCAGACCATATGTCTGGCGTTGATGCTCTTATTGATAGAGGGCTAGTCGACCCTGAAAAGCTCTTTATTACAGGCGGCTCTGCAGGAGGAATAGCATCAGCTTATGCTATAGGGTTAACCAACCGCTTTAAAGCGGCTGTTGTTGCTAAGCCGGTTATTAACTGGCTTTCAAAGGTACTTACTGCTGACTCAGGGCTATATCAAATTCCTTTCCAGTTTCCCGCTAAACCATGGGAAAATATCGCGCATTACTGGCAGCGTTCGCCGCTTTCGTTAGTAGGAAATGTGACAACGCCAACCATGTTAATTACCGGCACAGAAGATAAGCGCACGCCTTCATCTGAAGCCGAGCAGTTTTACCAAGCGCTTAAGCTTCAAAAAGTGGATACGGTATTAGTGAAAGTGCCCGGCTCCCCCCATGGCATCGCTTCGAAACCTTCCCGAATGATAGGCAAGGTAGAGAATATATTGGCATGGTTTAAGAAGTATTCCGCCGAGCACAATGACGAGCATTAATTGATTGCACGCTTTTGTAAAACCTAAAGCGTAAAACGCAAAAAGGGAGCATTAATGCTCCCTTTTTATTCTTCGCAAACCGGCTTATTTGACAAAGATTATTTAAACGGGGTTTACTTAATAGAAAGCGTTAAGTCTAACGCTTTCCAATAGGCACTTTCTCGAACCAAGTCGGCTGCCAGAATAGGCTTTTCTTCCAACCAATCTTTAGGAAAAGTAAGGCTTAAGCCGCTCTTATCTACATCAATTTCTAGATTGGGCAAGAAGCCCTCTTGGCGTTTAATATTAAGCAACGCGCCAATGCGCAACAAGGCGATAAGCTTTTTAACCGCAGCTAAATCATACAAATTAAAATTAGGAAGGTCGTTAGCCCGTACTTTCTTTCTATGAAAGCGTACTAGGGTTGCCAATAATTCCTGTTGTTCTTGCGTAAAGCCAGGCATATCAACGTTAGCCAGAATATAGGCACTGTGGCGCTGTACACCCCGAGAGTTAATTTGAATACCCACTTCATGCAACAACGCCGCCCAACCCAGCATACTTTTGAAATCGTGATGTTTAAGTTTCCATGCCTTTTCAGCATGACTAAAGAGGTTAAGTGACGTGTTAAGCACAAGCGTGGCTTGTGCGGTATCAACATCGTAGCGAGTGGCCAAGCTGCTGGCAGTTCTGCCTCGTATATCGGCATGATGCAGCTCATCTTCCATCTGGTAAATCACCCCTTCACGCAAGGCGGCAGGGGAATAAACTAAGGTATCTATTTCTAGGGCTTTAAATACTGCAATTAAAATAGCCAAGCCGCCAGCAATAACCACGCGTCTATCTTCGGTTAAGTCCGGGTAGCTAAGCTTGTCGATATGGCCTGCACTAATAAACTGCTTCATTAGGTTACGTAGGCTTTTAAGCGTAACGGGTATATCGTGATCGTTGGGCTTATCTTGTTGACACAGCGTAAACAAAGAGCGGATCGTGCCCGATGTACCAATACATTGCACCCAACCTAGCTTGCGGTACTTATCTTGAATAAATTCCAGTTCTTGTTCAGCAGCAGTAATCGCCAGCTCAAAAGATTTGTTCTTTAAAGTCCCATCTGGGAAAAAGCGCTTGGTGTAGCTCACACAGCCCATTTGTAAGCTTCTACAAATAAGTGGGTTAAACCCTTCGCCAATGACAAATTCTGTAGAGCCACCGCCAATATCTACCACCAGCTGCTGACCATCAGCATGGTTGGTATGTGCTACGCCAGAGTATATCAAACGGGCTTCTTCTACCCCCGAAATAACTTCTACGGGGTAGGGCAGAATATCTTTTGCAGCATTAATGAAGTGGTGGGCGTTTTTTGCTTTGCGAAGCGTGTGGGTAGCGACAATACGCACCGAGTCGGGTTCAAAACCACGCAGGCTTTCAGCCACAATACGGAGCATTTTTAAGCCGCGCTCCATGGCTTCGTCCGACAGAATATTATCGTCGTCTAAGCCTTCAGCCAATCGCACTTTTTGCTTAACTCGATGCAGAATTTGCACAGACCCAGCAACAATACGCGCTACCACAAGGTGAAAGCTATTCGAGCCAATATCTAACGCGGCTACCTTATTAACCTCACGGCTTTCAACGGTATCAAAAACAGATTCATGCTGAGTCATTTCATGCTGAGTCATTTAGGGTTCTATTTTCCTGCTTCTTTTTCTTCTTCTTTCACAAGATAGTCGTAAATCTCTATCTGTGAACGTAATTTTTTACGATTGCCTCGGGCAACGTACTTGTTGCTTTGTTCCTTGTCAATCACTCTCGCTTTTAGCGTATCACGGAATTGTATGTCCATAATATCGACAATGCGCTGTTGCAGGTTTTTATCGTATATAGGGCAACCGACTTCAATGCGATTATCCATGTTACGGGTCATCCAGTCAGCAGATGAAATAAACACTTTCCTCTCGCCGCCGCCTTCAAATACCATCACCCTAGGGTGCTCTAAGAACCTATCG
Proteins encoded in this window:
- a CDS encoding CYTH domain-containing protein; this encodes MQTEWEFERKFLVSYVPEGLLDTRKPVAIRQGYLATEPDKHIRIRDEGGNYTMAVKQGVGLKRRDTRIALDSEQFADLWPLTQNMRVEKQRYRIDFFGAQLVVDIFTGNLAPLKVVEVEFDSEMSSRQFLPPDFAETEVTHKKEFQNVALARFGLPDMVIASGSMNSASIFAGSI
- the metK gene encoding methionine adenosyltransferase; translation: MATHLFTSESVSEGHPDKIADQISDAVLDAILEQDPRARVACETYVKTGMVLVGGEVTTSAWVDIEEITRKTVRDIGYVHSDMGFDADSCAVLNAIGKQSPDINQGVDRESLEEQGAGDQGLMFGYASDETDVLMPAPITYSHRLVQKQAEVRKSGKLDFLRPDAKSQITFKYENDKPVGIDAVVLSTQHCDSVSTAQVREAVMEEIIKPVLPSEWLNSNTQFHINPTGRFVIGGPVGDCGLTGRKIIVDTYGGMARHGGGAFSGKDPSKVDRSAAYAGRYVAKNIVAAGLAKRCEIQVSYAIGVAEPTSISIDTFGTGVVDEKTLVALVREHFDLRPYGLIKMLDLERAIYLPTAAYGHFGREAFPWEATDKAEALRSSV
- the tkt gene encoding transketolase gives rise to the protein MPSRRELANAIRALSMDAVQQAKSGHPGAPMGMADIAEVLWGDFLSHNPANPSWANRDRFVLSNGHGSMLLYSLLHLSGYELPIEELKNFRQLHSKTPGHPEYGYAPGVETTTGPLGQGVSNAVGMALAEKVLAAQFNRDGHDIVDHYTYTFMGDGCLMEGISHETCSLAGTLGLGKLVAFWDDNGISIDGEVEGWFTDDTPARFKSYGWEVIEGVDGHDSEQIKAAIEQAKSNSAQPTLICCKTVIGFGSPNKEGTESCHGAPLGDDEIIATREKLGWKHGAFEIPDDIYAGWDAKAKGGDAESAWNDAFAAYESAYPELAAEFKRRVNGELPADFSDKADKIIADLQANPQNIASRKASQNALNAFGPLLPELLGGSADLAGSNLTIWDGSKGVEATDASGNYIYYGVREFGMSAMMNGITLHGGFKAYGATFLMFMEYARNAVRMAALMKQPAIFVYTHDSIGLGEDGPTHQPVEQVVALRATPNLDNWRPCDQVESAIAWKFAIERNDGPSTLIFTRQGLPQQPRDAQQLADVTKGGYVLKDCAGTPEYIFIATGSEVQLAVEAADKLTADGKAVRVVSMPSTDVFDRQSADYRESVLPSSVTKRVAVEALSKESWYKYVGFNGAIIGMDTFGESAPAGDLFKHFNITTDAVVEAALSLS
- the epd gene encoding erythrose-4-phosphate dehydrogenase, whose amino-acid sequence is MVNIAINGFGRIGRNVLRALYESGRNSHFNVVAINDVAKPEGIAHLLKYDTAHGRFGFDVTLENETLNVAGDAIRLLAQPDINLLPWREIGVDIVLECTGKFDDRASGQSHINAGAGKVLFSSPGSPDLDNTVIFGTNDDTLKAEHKLVSNGSCTTNCIVPVIQALDAAFGVESGTITTIHASMHDQQVIDAYHPDLRRTRAASQSIIPVDTRLAAGIERILPKFAGKFEAIAVRVPTINVTAMDLSVTLSTQVTIADVNHALKRVKAGRLQGILDYTEEPLVSVDFNHDPHSCIVDGTQTRVSHKQLVKTLVWCDNEWGFANRMLDTAQAMYDAS
- a CDS encoding phosphoglycerate kinase; the encoded protein is MAIPSMSDLALNGQRVLIRQDLNVPVKDGVVTSDARIKASIPTIKAALDAGAAVMVMSHLGRPTEGEPAEEFSLQPVVNYLNDVLDVPVTLEKDYLDGVDVAPGSLVVLENVRFNEGEKSDDETLSKQYAALCDIFVMDAFGTAHRAQASTHGVAKFATKACAGPLLAAELDALGKALDNPKRPMVAIVGGSKVSTKLTVLKTLAEKVDQLIVGGGIANTFIAAQGHNVGKSLVEMDLTEQAKQLMSDAVANGGNIPVPTDVVVGKAFDENTEATLKAVSDVADDDMIFDIGPDSSKALESIIKNAGTIVWNGPVGVFEFEQFSAGTKALAEAIADSDAFSIAGGGDTLAAVDKYEIADKISYISTGGGAFLEFLEGKTLPAVAMLEEKNK
- a CDS encoding fructose bisphosphate aldolase → MASQAQQAMLDKLKTQVGFIAALDQSGGSTPKALRLYGIEESEYSSDEEMFNLVHQMRTRIITSTPFSGERVLGAILFENTLDREIEGMSTAHYLWQKKRVIPFLKVDKGLVEESNGVQVMKPIVGLDALLAKAVAQDVFGTKMRSVVKLANHQGIKDVVEQQFEVGKQIIAAGLVPIIEPEVDIHSPQKAEAEALLKLEILTQLNLLSEGQEVMLKLTLPNEANFYKELVDHPRVLKVVALSGGYNREEANAKLSENQGIIASFSRALTEGVSDKQSDDEFAATLDGAIEGIYQASKA